The Candidatus Sphingomonas colombiensis genome contains the following window.
CGCGCCGGACAGCGCCGTGAAGGGCAAGATCGTTTACGTCGGCAACGCGATGGCGCCCACGCAGGACGGATCGAGCTACGGCCAGGCCGGCGTCGCGCGGTTCGCAGGCCCCGGAATCGCGGCGGCCCGGGGCGCTGCGGCGATGGTGATTCGCTCGATCGGCACCGATACGCATCGCACACCGCATACCGGCGTCACCAACTTCCCCGAAGGCGTTAAGGCGATCCCCGCCGCCGCGCTCTCCGTTCCCGACGCAAAGCTGATCGAGGCGATGGCCGCACGCGGCAAGCCGCTGACGATGAAACTCGTGCTCACGCCGCGCCAGATCGGCGAGCAGGAATCGGGCAACGTCATCGCCGAGGTGCCGGGCAGCGATCCTAGCGCGGGCATCGTGCTGATCGGCGGCCATCTCGATAGCTGGGATCTCGCGACCGGGGCGATCGACGATGCGTCGGGAGTGGCCATCACCGCCGCGGCAGCGAAGCGCATCATGGATACGGGGCGTCAGCCTCGTCGAACCATCCGGGTCGTCTGGTTCGGATCGGAAGAGGTCGGCGGCTTCGGCGCACGCGATTATGCGCGTCGGCACGGCACTGAACAGCATGTAATCGCGGCCGAAAGCGATCTCGGCGCGGATCGCATCTGGCGCTTCGAGGCGTCGCTGCCCGATAGCGCGCGAGCGGTGGGCGATCGCCTCGCGAGTGCGCTGGCCCCGCTGGGCATCGTTCATGGCCGCGGCGAAGGCGGTGACGGCGCGGATATCGCCCCGATCATTGCCAAGGGCGTGGCGGGAATCGACTTCAATCAGTCCGCCCTGCACTATTTTGACACACATCATACCGCCGACGACACGCTCGATCGCGTCGATCCGGAAGCACTTCGACAGAATGTCGCGGCATGGACTGCGATGCTCGCGATAGTCGCCAATGCCCCTGAGGAAATCGGCCCGGTGACGCGCAAACCTCGGTGAAAAATGGCCATTCAACCCGTCGCATCATGTCTATTTCGTGAATTTCCTCATTGACCCACCGAAACGGTTCGGTATTTCGGTGTTTCGCGACGGCGAGGGTCGGCCGCGATGATTGCTATGCTTGGGAGCATCCGAATGAAGAAGTTTGCCTTTATTCTTGCTGCCGCCGGCCTGATGTCCGTTGCGGCCTGCTCGAAGCCGGAAACGCCTGCTGAGAACAACGCCGACATGCTGGCGGACAATCTGCAGAGCGCTGCGGACAACCTGGACGCGGTTGCGGACAACACCTCGAATGCCGTCGCTTCGGACGCGCTGTCGAACGCCGCGGACAACCTGAACGCGACTGCCGACAACGTTCGTGACGCAGCTACGAACGCACATTGATCGCCTGATGGGCCTTCGGGTCCACAGCGCTTGATGTATGGAAAAGGGGTGCTCCTTCGGGAACGCCCCTTTTTCTTTGCCTTTCCTACGTCGTCTTGGTCTTGCGTCAGAAAACCGCGCTGCTAGTCACAAGCGCCACGTGGGCCTGTAGCTCAATGGTTAGAGCTGGCCGCTCATAACGGCTAGGTTGCGGGTTCGAGTCCTGCCGGGCCCACCAAACTCCCCCCGCCGCCGGCAGGGGGAGAAGATCGACGGATCAGCGCACCGCGCCGCGTCGCACCAGATTATATACCGCCAGCAACACCACCGCGCCGAGAAAGGCGACGAGCAGCGTCATCGGATCGAACGGATTCGCGGTCAGGTGGCTGTTGTGTGAAAGGGCCCCGAACAGGAACCGCCCGACGATCGACCCGACGCAGCCGATCAGCACGTTCCAGATGATCCCTCCCTGGTCGCGCATCACCATTCCGGCGACCCAACCGATGATGCCTCCCACGATCAACGCGATGATTAGGTGCATGGCAAATCCTTCCCCTAGTTCATTGTCGCTCCCGGGAAGGAGAGATTGCGCGCTTTCAATAGGACGCACCACAGGTTTTTTCGGGGCAGGTCAGACGCCTGGGCCCAATGCTTTCGGGATGCGCTCATCGCCTGCGTGACCGTGGCCGTTCAAGAACCGACGCCATGATGCACCCGGAACATGTTGCCAGGATCGTAGCGCCGCTTGATCGCCAGCAGGCGCGGATAGTTCACCCCCCAGAACGCCTCGCTCCAGCGTGGGTGAAAATAATCCGTCTCCGATACATAAGACGCCGGCGGCCCGCTGATCGCCTCCAGCGGAGCGAAGGCCGCCTTCATCGCCGATGCGGCTTTCCGGCCGCCGGCAAGATCGGGCTCGTGTCCGGCGATACCCGGGTAGGCCGGCCCCTGCCCGTCCGCGACGATCGCCAGCGCGAAGGCATCCAGCAGGCGCGGATTGGTCGCGGTGTCGGCACAGGCCGCGCGCACCTCAGGC
Protein-coding sequences here:
- a CDS encoding M20/M25/M40 family metallo-hydrolase, with the translated sequence MTNRFLAAVLALTLPFPAVAQRAVPTVPATVDPAVASLRDAALKDDIAYDIVEGLTTEVGARLAGTEGEARARSWSVAKLKSLGFQNVRIETYRMPVWVRGEERAEITAPFPQKLVLTALGNSAATPAAGLTAEVAVFKTFGDFMNAPDSAVKGKIVYVGNAMAPTQDGSSYGQAGVARFAGPGIAAARGAAAMVIRSIGTDTHRTPHTGVTNFPEGVKAIPAAALSVPDAKLIEAMAARGKPLTMKLVLTPRQIGEQESGNVIAEVPGSDPSAGIVLIGGHLDSWDLATGAIDDASGVAITAAAAKRIMDTGRQPRRTIRVVWFGSEEVGGFGARDYARRHGTEQHVIAAESDLGADRIWRFEASLPDSARAVGDRLASALAPLGIVHGRGEGGDGADIAPIIAKGVAGIDFNQSALHYFDTHHTADDTLDRVDPEALRQNVAAWTAMLAIVANAPEEIGPVTRKPR
- a CDS encoding GlsB/YeaQ/YmgE family stress response membrane protein, which codes for MHLIIALIVGGIIGWVAGMVMRDQGGIIWNVLIGCVGSIVGRFLFGALSHNSHLTANPFDPMTLLVAFLGAVVLLAVYNLVRRGAVR